The segment AACCATTTGTTAGAGAAACCGACATATACCATTGTAGAGAGATTTGGGACATACAAAGAAAAATCACTACAAGTCCACTCTGAATTCTAGAGACCAGTGATTGCAAAGAAGATAAGGAAGGAGGTAGAAGCATTCGCTAAGCAGGAAGGATTTACAAAAGAGCAGATAGAAGCAACTAGGGCAAAGCATGCAATAGAGAAAGGTGAAGCATCTAGTGTACCTATCGGTACCCCTACCAGTACCCTTACCCATAAGActagagctgcaaaagccaaagcaacagaaaagaagatggaagaagagaTCACAAAGAAAACGGTTGAATCACAAAGAGGTAAACCATCTGAAATTTAGTTCCAGTGAAAGAAGAAAATTGTTGATCCACCTGCTGCACCAGTAcaaaccagaaagaggaagaagcaacaagcccaCAAACCAGCAAATGATGAAGAGGATACTAAATCAGATGAGGATAAAAGAGCACTTAGAGAAAGTGTTAATAAGCCTAAGCAAACCGGTAAGGGCAAATAacctaagaaaccatttacattagAAGACACTTTCAATAGGATGGTTCAAATAATTAAGGAttatgggatatacaaaggtttgaaCACATTGTTTATTCATTTATCTTAAAGTCAACAAAGGGaaattgaagatgcagtcatctttaGTATGAATAAatttagtagagccctcattgagCTACAAGGGAAGataccaaattctttgtataatcgtATTGATGTAAGGTGGTAGTCTGCCATTATCCAAGACAAataattcattgattatatctttaaACACCTGCAACCAGAAGAAAGTGAAGAGGAAATTAAACAAATAAGGGTTAATGCAAAAGCATCATTTAGATCCaaaaagagattaacaagaatgttaataggagagaccGAATCAGTCCAGAAGGAAACTAAGATGTTAATcaagaaggctttaggtctcatcctagatgaagaagaggaaaaacaaaTTGAGGAAGATAGTTCTAAAAAGCTAAAGGTAgaagaacttcctaaaggtgttAAGATCATATATTTTGAACTGGATGACAAGTATATGTATGATGATCCTATTGATACTGAACTAATATTCATTCCTAATTATAACACCAGAGACAATGTTGATACTACTATTGGTAATatagatgtatttgatgttgatgttcatATGTTTGAACAACATGAGAAGTaagaggaaaaagtggagaagaaaACTGAAGTAAAGAGCTCTGATGAGCCACCGGTGAACACACAACCTAATAAAAATCAAAACCCATCGGTAAGTATAAATGTAGATATTGATGACAGTCAAAAGGAAAATATTGATGAAAATAAGGATGAGGAAGTACCGGTGAATGAAAAAAATGTGGAAACACAACCACCATCGGTCAAGGACACCACTTAAGAAGAGAAGACAGAAGCGAATAAGATAGAGAAGGAGgaaatagagaaagaaaaggaagagaaaaaggagacaaaggagaagaaaataattgatgatgatgatgacaatattGGTAATTGACACAATATtggctggtttcactatgttgtcattgatggcaacatggtattatgttctggcttcatgttttggttctatggtgtaccgataggcacttcactgaTACTTCACCGGCACCAAAACTGACACCGGtaggacataaggatttctttggtcactgacaatgTAGGGCGACAtgatttagtaaaggttatcgatattggaggccgacatatcttagaTCTGACatctgttaggtctcggagacaactgagagggggggagggggtgaattagttgtctaataaattcaaaccaaaaacaacttaaccaacttaatgcttaataccggtaaaccagtcttttataccggtagacagttttatcagttaattacaataccagtaaatattaatgcatgaaacaaaaagacaaagtcatccacaacacataacacaaatagttgtatgtggaaaccctataaggggaaaaaccacggtgggaaatcttacccacaatcagatgatactactgtagatagtatgtgtatacaaatagggtctacacatgtagaaaggccaaatgcctagagctcactgctcaaacacagaataggagtcacactgactacaattggatggttaaatccagtaaggatgtactactcaaattagcatctttctatgttggattcaataccggtgtagttctgattgtcttcacaaaaacctccttcaaccttcaaatgatgtctacgtgtatagctctgcttattctcgcatatatcttcacacaattcttttttcacattccacttcgatcttacaaataagatcttacatttatatcataacctaggaccaattttagtaggtcggctctaaaggatatcataataaaatcaatttacaaataaattaatgcccgatgtaataaccgattcaacatgtcatcttgatgcatttacaacaataataaaacatctccatagcatgtagTGCTCATCTGAGAAATAtaagcctgtcggtgtataacctagacctatttgtcggtaacaacaaatatgcaaatatgaatatgctaataaaaaaatcttcaagacaaggtgtccaaacgctgtcttcgacataaccaagtgttttccatgccattccaagtgttggtgattaTTATATCCttctggtgtaccagatactggtgactgtacatgagtcatttgcttgtcgatgaatgttgctgattctccaaagtgctagagttgataaggtttagtaggtgttgacatcaatgacaaaaccataccaaaataccaaaattctccccctttggcattgatggcaacacaagatggagaaaccatcaaagtgccaaaatagaaatgccaaataccaaaagctaACAAAAGCCagcaatctcccaaaagagatcataactagaaatcaaaattcagatataaataatctttccccaaagtaacaatctctccccttgagagtgacatgtgttttccttgtgttttttcataccaatctctccccctttgacatcaaatggcaaagtaaaaaaaaaattcaaatacaaaataccaaccaattcagtataccaactactccccctgagaagtagcttcctcatcaaagctggagtaaaagatttctctattaattctattggttgatgacaaacatcatcttcctaagtctctatcggtgggggtatgaccccaagctgatctctgagatattcaaaagtctccttaggcagaggtttagggaaaatatctgtaatctgctctttagtattcacataaaccagttttatttcttttgcttcaacattctcccttagaaaattcagtttgatagaaacatgtttggttttagaatgtagtaccagattcttagatataacaattgctgcaatgttatcacaatagatagtaataggttccttgcattttacctttatatccttcaacatttgcttaagccataatacttgtgtatagttagttgtcactacaacatattctgattcaattgttgataaagatgtacaactttgtttcttactcaaccaagaaattaatctacttccaagaaaaaatgctccatcagtgttgttttttctatcatccacatctccttcccaaattgcatctatgtatgcacataattcaaagttttcatctctaggataccataacccaagatttgtagtgccttgcaagtaccagaaaatcctttttactgttgattcatgattttctctaggattactctgaaatcttgaaacaatacatactacattcatgatatcaagtcttgtttatgtcaaatatggtaaacctcctatcatagatttgtatctagtcggaaaacaggtgtagattcatccctttgtgataatttgtcatttatagtcataggtgtgcttatcggtttagagttctccatcccaaatttctttaataactccttcaagtacttggattgactcaagaatatacctttatcagtctgtgaaatttgcaatcctaaaaagaattttatttctccaatcatagacatttcaaattcttgctacatttccatagaaaattctttacataagccatcttctcctccaaagattatatcatcaacaaaaacttctataaccaagatgtcatcattagtcactttatactataagttgttgtcagcattacctttagaaaaaacaatttttaaaagatacttatccaatcttgcataccaagctcttggagcttgctttaacccatacaaagctttccttaacctgcaaaccatttaTTTGTTATCTGTAAAAGAAAATCCTtcagattgttcaatgtaaacttcttcttcaagatctccattcaaaaatgcacattttatatccatttgatatactttgtagttcttgtgtgctgcaaaagctaagaataatctgattgcctcaattctagctaccagtgcaaaggtctcattataatcaattccttctttctgagaatatcccttgcacactagtctttctttatttctgataaccttaccatcttcattaagtttgtttctgaatacccactttgttccaatcacatttttgtctttaggtcggggaactaatgtccaagtgttattcttctcaattttctctaattcttcttccatagctttaatccagtgtttatcttcacatgcctcattaattgatgatggttaaatttgagaaataagacatacctcttcatttgccaatcttcctcttgtcataactcctttataattgtttccaattatctgatcttcagagtgatttagtcttacataccggggtgtctttgtttgttgttgttcctcagttactgtggaattttcaaatgatactggtgtaactggatcttcatcctataccagtgggttcaatgtaggttcctTTGTTAGAATCTCtgctgccggttcagagtctatgtaccttgaagttcctctgaattgttcatcaatcttcacatttgtactctcaacaattttctgcaatcttttgttaaaacatctatatgccttgctcttagatgaataaccaagaaatattccttcatcacttctaggatcaaatttaccaatatattcatcccttctaatatagcatttacttccaaatattctgaaatatttaagagtaggagtaataccaaaccatagttcatgaggggtcttaccagtttcacctttgatgtgaactttgttgaatgtacagaccattgtacttactgcctctctccaatacatgtggtagattttcttcagataacatacttcttgctgcatccaagatagttctatttttcctttcaacaactccattctgatgtggtgtccggggtgctgatagctgtcttctgattccattcacttcactgaatgtattaaattccttagatgtaaattctcctccttgatctgatctcaaaaatttgattttcttatcgatttcattctctaccattgctttgaacagtttgaactttccaagtgcttctaatttttctctaagaaaagtaacccaacacattctagagtagtcatcaatgattagcatgaaatatctatcaccttgcaaacttttggttctagctggaccacataaattagtatggattaagtcaagagcattatttgatttttctggaatacttttaaaagtagctctaacttgttttccaaattgacattccttacatactatattgtgaggtttgacaattttaggtaaatccctaactgccttagtagtactaatttttaccatgcaatcaaaatttacatgacagagtctcttatgccatagccaactttcatcaatatgtgcaatcaagcatatcttttcactgttattcaaatgaaagatattacctctagtttgattaccagttgcaattttcaaaccagttctattcgtgattttgcattttcaatttttgaattgtaactgaaatcctttttcaactaattggccaacactcaaaagattatgctttaaaccttcaacatagtagacattgtcagtattatgcttaccatcaagagatattgtacctttacctctgatcaaacaagctttatcatctccaaatctcactaagcctccattatattcttgaaagttcaagaatttacttttatctccagtcatatgatgtgagcatcctgagtcaatgatccattcatccttaacttcaattttaactGCCAGGGCCTGATCTACCAGTTGAATGGTAGGTGTTGGttggtcttctgttatagcaacaaaaacccatccattatctactggatcctcatcagaatcatcagtcactccttcatcagcaagataacaagatttgtctttattcttcttaaaactgtatctctgatattcagggttaggcttgtatgttcttctagcttcttctcttagtctagcatgtctatcagggcatctagaagctatatgaccagtcttattacagttaaagcatttaaagggtgctttaccttcatacttacttcctactagacctttaggcatttttcttgcaaatagtgcttcaagttcttcaagttcttcattttctctcctgctttcgtcaagttcttttgcataaaattcTTTCCaaatagatttgtcaaatgatggtgtagatgatgttgataccttaaaagctaaatctgtctttagagtagcaacaggaccaaattcttcaatttcaaaggctgaaagttttcgaatcaatgtatccctagttattgatgtattaagaattgttcttaactcatttatagcagtaacct is part of the Cryptomeria japonica chromosome 10, Sugi_1.0, whole genome shotgun sequence genome and harbors:
- the LOC131858966 gene encoding uncharacterized protein LOC131858966; translation: MQLHEEILLKEGYARQLSEAQVSLSEEKMKFDAQLKVKEASLEQSSERILEVETLLQKKQDYKPSEEPAKQSLEAQTEEWATKSSEKLSETHLEKPKLVQVEAQVEDIVPTEELIVTHTVPSSEATGASEERPVIAKKIRKEVEAFAKQEGFTKEQIEATRAKHAIEKGEASSVPIGTPTSTLTHKTRAAKAKATEKKMEEEITKKTVESQREESEEEIKQIRVNAKASFRSKKRLTRMLIGETESVQKETKMLIKKALGLILDEEEEKQIEEDSSKKLKVEELPKGVKIIYFELDDKYMYDDPIDTELIFIPNYNTRDNVDTTIGNIDVFDVDVHMFEQHEK